One Nitrospira sp. DNA window includes the following coding sequences:
- a CDS encoding DMT family protein, whose product MHTILLLTISNIFMTFAWYGHLKYKDSPLWIVIVASWGIAFFEYCFQVPANRIGHYEFSAAQLKTIQEVITLVVFCVFSVLYLKEPLKWNYLAGFGLMIGAVFLIFKE is encoded by the coding sequence ATGCACACTATTCTTCTGCTGACCATCTCCAACATCTTCATGACCTTCGCGTGGTATGGGCATTTGAAGTACAAGGATTCGCCCTTGTGGATCGTGATTGTGGCGAGTTGGGGCATTGCCTTCTTCGAGTATTGCTTCCAGGTGCCGGCGAATCGGATTGGTCACTATGAGTTCAGCGCGGCGCAGTTGAAAACCATTCAAGAGGTGATTACCCTCGTCGTGTTTTGTGTCTTTTCAGTGCTGTACCTGAAAGAGCCGCTGAAGTGGAATTATCTGGCTGGGTTTGGCCTGATGATCGGCGCGGTCTTTCTCATATTTAAGGAGTAG
- a CDS encoding class I SAM-dependent methyltransferase, with protein MVQAEQTTTSPAPQAVSTWTGSAREQAVQRMFTAIAGVYDLNNTLLSFGLHYRWKKITASLVPKVEQGTALDVGAGTADLALLVEPRMGANGRVVASDLNHAMLAEGLRKVAGKGLAGKITCLQANAEHLGFADNTFDAVTTGFCMRNVGNLPQAVGEIRRVMKPGGTFVCLEFSRPVFGWLRALYDWYSFKLLPWIGTKVARDTTGVYEYLPASIRTFPDQERLCQVLRDVGFRQVSYKNLTGGIVAIHVATK; from the coding sequence ATGGTACAAGCGGAACAGACGACGACTTCCCCCGCTCCCCAGGCGGTCTCTACCTGGACCGGGTCCGCGCGCGAACAGGCTGTGCAGCGGATGTTCACGGCCATCGCCGGGGTCTACGATCTTAATAACACGCTACTCAGCTTCGGGCTCCATTACCGTTGGAAGAAAATCACCGCTTCATTGGTCCCAAAAGTCGAGCAGGGGACTGCGCTTGACGTGGGAGCTGGCACAGCCGACCTGGCCCTGCTCGTGGAGCCCCGCATGGGTGCCAATGGTCGTGTGGTCGCCTCCGATCTCAATCACGCCATGCTCGCCGAAGGCCTGAGAAAGGTTGCAGGCAAGGGACTCGCGGGAAAAATTACTTGTTTGCAAGCCAACGCGGAACACTTGGGATTTGCGGATAACACGTTTGACGCGGTGACCACCGGCTTTTGCATGCGCAATGTCGGGAATCTGCCGCAAGCGGTCGGCGAGATCCGCCGGGTGATGAAGCCGGGCGGGACCTTTGTCTGCCTGGAGTTCTCCCGGCCGGTCTTCGGCTGGCTGCGGGCGCTCTATGATTGGTATTCATTTAAATTACTGCCCTGGATTGGGACGAAAGTCGCGCGGGACACCACCGGCGTCTATGAATATCTGCCCGCTTCGATCCGCACGTTCCCCGATCAGGAACGGCTCTGCCAGGTGCTGCGCGACGTCGGCTTCCGCCAGGTGTCCTATAAGAACCTGACGGGCGGAATCGTGGCGATCCATGTGGCAACAAAATAG
- a CDS encoding ATP-binding cassette domain-containing protein, translating into MSHSIIIKGAREHNLKNIDVTIPRDKLVVITGLSGSGKSSLAFDTIYAEGQRRYVESLSAYARQFLEQMGKPDVDSIEGLSPAISIEQKSTSHNPRSTVGTVTEIYDYLRLLFARVGRPYCFQCGEEIAAQTVQQMVDAIAGLPEGSKFQILAPIARGRKGEYRKELLEMRRAGYVRARVNGEMVDLGEDIVLDKQKKHTIEIIVDRLVMKAGEALMRRLADSVETSLKLTGGLVAVLTDDGKTRLYSDKLACIKCGVSYPEVEPRIFSFNSPHGACPACDGIGYQVTPGCPEDEDFTLLDACEVCQGARLKPESLAIKLEQKSIAEVTSLSIRAAAEFFVSLKFTDRELVIAHRILKEIRERLGFLVNVGLDYLTLDRAAATLSGGEGQRIRLATQIGSGLVGVLYILDEPSIGLHQRDNRRLLQTLLRLRDLGNTVVVVEHDAETMMAADHLLDMGPGAGTHGGHVIAQGTPQEVMGNPDSITGQYLRGTQIVSLPQRVRKPKGYLSVVGANKHNLKNVSAKIPLGLMTCVTGVSGSGKSTLVLEVLFHSLMQTLGKEASVPGDQPPSRQAARGLRQEEGRPARKRKVVKLDGCKELLGVEALDKVIDIDQSPIGRTPRSNPATYTGLFSFIRDLYSNLPESRVRGYKPGRYSFNVKGGRCEACQGDGLIKIEMHFLPDVYVTCEVCKGQRYNRETLEIHHKGKSIADVLNMTVDDAVEFFEHIPFIKRKLETLHDVGLHYVKLGQSATTLSGGEAQRVKLSRELSKRPTGRTLYILDEPTTGLHFADVQRLIDVLDRLVEAGNTVLVIEHNLDVIKNADWIIDLGPEGGDRGGEIVVEGPPREVAKSKRSYTGQVLREAGI; encoded by the coding sequence ATGAGCCATTCGATCATCATCAAGGGCGCACGCGAGCACAATCTCAAGAACATTGACGTCACCATTCCGCGTGACAAGCTGGTCGTCATTACGGGCTTGAGCGGATCAGGGAAATCGTCGTTGGCGTTCGACACGATCTACGCCGAAGGCCAGCGGCGGTATGTTGAATCCCTCTCGGCCTATGCCCGGCAGTTCCTCGAACAGATGGGCAAGCCGGACGTCGATTCTATTGAAGGCCTCTCGCCGGCCATTTCCATCGAACAGAAGAGCACCAGCCATAATCCCCGGTCCACGGTCGGCACGGTGACGGAGATTTACGACTACCTGAGGCTGCTGTTCGCGCGAGTCGGGCGGCCCTACTGTTTTCAGTGCGGAGAAGAAATCGCCGCCCAGACCGTCCAACAGATGGTCGATGCGATCGCGGGACTTCCTGAGGGCAGCAAATTTCAGATCTTGGCGCCGATTGCCCGGGGGCGCAAAGGGGAATATCGCAAAGAGCTGCTGGAGATGCGCCGGGCCGGGTATGTGCGGGCACGCGTGAACGGCGAGATGGTCGATCTCGGCGAAGACATCGTCCTTGATAAACAGAAAAAGCACACCATTGAGATCATCGTCGATCGCCTGGTGATGAAGGCGGGCGAGGCGCTGATGCGGCGCCTCGCCGATTCCGTCGAGACCTCGCTGAAGCTGACCGGGGGGCTGGTCGCGGTCCTGACCGACGATGGCAAGACCCGGCTCTATAGCGACAAGCTGGCCTGCATCAAGTGCGGCGTGAGCTATCCGGAAGTCGAGCCCCGGATCTTTTCGTTCAATAGTCCGCATGGAGCCTGCCCGGCCTGTGACGGCATCGGCTATCAGGTGACGCCCGGCTGTCCCGAGGACGAAGATTTCACGCTGCTCGATGCCTGTGAAGTCTGCCAGGGGGCCAGGCTCAAGCCGGAAAGCCTCGCGATCAAGCTCGAACAGAAATCCATTGCAGAAGTGACGAGTCTGTCGATCAGGGCGGCGGCGGAGTTTTTTGTCTCGCTGAAGTTTACCGACCGGGAGCTGGTCATCGCGCATCGCATTCTGAAGGAGATCCGCGAGCGGCTGGGCTTCTTGGTCAACGTCGGCCTCGATTACTTGACCTTGGATCGCGCCGCCGCGACCTTGTCGGGCGGCGAGGGACAGCGCATCAGGCTGGCCACGCAGATTGGCTCGGGCCTCGTCGGGGTGCTCTACATCCTCGACGAGCCCTCGATCGGACTCCATCAGCGGGACAATCGCCGCCTGTTGCAGACGTTGCTCCGCCTGCGCGATCTCGGCAACACAGTCGTGGTCGTGGAGCACGATGCCGAAACGATGATGGCGGCGGATCACCTCCTCGACATGGGGCCTGGGGCCGGGACGCATGGCGGGCATGTCATTGCGCAGGGCACGCCGCAGGAGGTGATGGGCAATCCCGACTCCATCACAGGGCAATACCTGCGCGGGACGCAAATCGTGTCCCTGCCGCAGCGCGTCCGCAAGCCCAAGGGCTATCTCTCGGTCGTGGGAGCGAACAAGCATAACCTCAAGAATGTCTCGGCCAAAATTCCCTTGGGCCTGATGACCTGTGTGACCGGCGTGTCCGGTTCAGGCAAGAGTACGCTGGTGTTGGAAGTGCTCTTTCATTCGCTCATGCAGACGCTGGGGAAAGAGGCGTCTGTGCCGGGCGATCAGCCACCGTCTCGTCAGGCGGCACGCGGCCTGCGGCAGGAGGAAGGCCGGCCGGCTCGGAAGCGGAAAGTCGTGAAGCTGGATGGGTGCAAGGAATTGCTCGGCGTCGAGGCGCTCGATAAGGTCATCGATATCGATCAATCGCCGATCGGCCGCACACCCCGATCCAACCCTGCGACCTATACGGGCCTCTTCAGCTTTATCCGCGATCTCTACTCGAATCTGCCCGAATCGCGGGTGCGGGGTTATAAGCCGGGACGGTACAGTTTCAACGTGAAGGGCGGGCGCTGCGAGGCTTGCCAGGGTGACGGGCTCATCAAGATCGAGATGCATTTCCTGCCGGATGTCTATGTGACTTGCGAAGTCTGCAAGGGCCAGCGGTACAACCGCGAAACGCTGGAGATTCATCACAAGGGCAAGAGCATCGCCGATGTGTTGAACATGACGGTGGACGACGCCGTAGAGTTTTTCGAACACATCCCCTTCATCAAACGGAAGCTGGAAACGCTGCACGATGTTGGCTTGCACTATGTGAAGCTTGGCCAGTCGGCCACCACGTTGTCTGGCGGCGAGGCGCAGCGGGTGAAGCTGTCACGCGAGCTGTCGAAGCGGCCCACCGGGCGGACGTTGTATATCCTGGACGAGCCGACGACCGGGCTTCATTTTGCCGATGTGCAGCGGCTGATCGACGTGCTGGACCGATTAGTGGAAGCGGGCAATACCGTCCTTGTGATTGAGCATAATCTCGATGTCATTAAGAATGCCGACTGGATCATCGATCTCGGCCCAGAAGGCGGCGACCGAGGCGGCGAGATCGTCGTCGAAGGTCCGCCCCGCGAAGTGGCGAAGTCGAAACGGTCGTATACGGGGCAGGTGTTGAGGGAAGCGGGGATTTAG
- a CDS encoding radical SAM protein, protein MNSILYVFLPCKKVYPIGITYLADFIHRRRPEVRQQILDLSLFPASQRSQALRDAATAFKPDLVCFSWRDIQIFSPHEGDSSLEHAFNFYFASNPIKRVAASFAGLKQLYRYYSHIYTILSYPWLMRKEFPKTQIMIGGGAFTAFADQLIEKLPEGTIGILGEGEDAILKMVEGQSLEGERYIVREGKNIRKGQQGTMALLDALTVDLPYLTSIFPQYREFQNESIGVQTKRGCPYDCAFCLYPYIEGKRVRYRPPSMVVKDISQHYHQWGARRFWFTDAQFITGKEAYPQCTEILERIISEKLEIEWSGYIRTSLITPELAKLMVRSGVGDLEVAITSGSQEVLNNLHMGFKLERLYDGCRYLAEAGFKGKVILNYSLNSPKETEESLLQSVESYKMVASILGEERVFPLMFFLGIQPNTDLEQRLLEEGYLSAGYNPLMLTPTSIRKLLYNPAPLNKIIAKACLKAWERKAGSRDPRKWTGSLSQTATPTTTAQPAQYADKSLSKGIEGNSGRDALLTLEEILRSRKAPPTAVSSDSKSVAPPTS, encoded by the coding sequence ATGAATTCTATCTTATACGTCTTTCTGCCCTGCAAAAAGGTCTATCCGATCGGGATCACCTATCTGGCCGACTTCATTCATCGCCGGAGGCCGGAGGTGCGCCAGCAGATCCTGGATCTCTCGCTCTTTCCCGCGTCCCAGCGCAGCCAGGCCCTCCGGGATGCGGCGACGGCCTTCAAGCCGGACTTGGTCTGTTTCTCCTGGCGCGATATCCAGATCTTCTCGCCCCATGAAGGCGACTCGTCGCTGGAACATGCGTTCAATTTTTATTTTGCGAGCAACCCGATCAAGCGGGTCGCCGCCTCGTTCGCGGGATTGAAGCAGCTCTACCGCTATTACAGCCACATCTACACGATCCTGTCGTACCCCTGGCTGATGCGAAAAGAGTTTCCCAAGACGCAGATCATGATCGGCGGCGGGGCGTTTACGGCCTTTGCCGATCAGCTGATTGAGAAGCTCCCCGAAGGCACGATCGGGATTCTCGGCGAGGGCGAAGACGCCATCCTAAAAATGGTCGAAGGCCAGTCGCTTGAGGGGGAACGCTATATCGTCCGGGAAGGGAAGAATATCCGCAAAGGCCAGCAGGGCACGATGGCCTTGCTCGACGCCCTCACTGTGGATCTCCCCTATCTAACCTCCATCTTCCCTCAGTACCGGGAATTCCAGAACGAGTCCATCGGGGTACAGACGAAGCGCGGCTGCCCCTACGACTGCGCTTTTTGCCTCTACCCCTATATTGAAGGCAAGCGGGTCCGGTACCGTCCCCCTTCCATGGTCGTGAAGGACATTTCCCAGCACTACCATCAGTGGGGAGCGCGGCGGTTCTGGTTTACCGATGCGCAATTCATTACCGGGAAAGAGGCCTATCCTCAATGCACGGAAATTCTCGAACGGATCATCAGTGAAAAGCTGGAGATCGAGTGGTCGGGCTATATTCGCACCTCGCTCATTACCCCCGAGTTGGCCAAGTTAATGGTCCGGTCGGGGGTCGGCGATCTTGAAGTCGCCATCACGTCAGGCTCTCAGGAGGTCTTAAACAACCTCCACATGGGCTTCAAGCTGGAGCGGCTCTACGATGGATGCCGCTACCTGGCGGAAGCAGGCTTCAAGGGAAAGGTGATCCTGAACTACTCGCTCAATTCCCCCAAGGAGACGGAAGAGTCCCTCTTACAGAGCGTGGAGTCCTATAAAATGGTCGCCTCCATCCTGGGAGAAGAACGGGTCTTCCCCTTGATGTTCTTCCTGGGCATTCAGCCCAATACCGATCTCGAACAGCGGCTTCTTGAAGAGGGCTACCTCTCCGCCGGGTATAATCCGCTGATGCTGACGCCCACCAGCATCCGAAAGCTGCTCTATAACCCCGCGCCACTGAACAAGATTATCGCCAAAGCCTGTTTGAAAGCCTGGGAACGAAAAGCCGGCAGCCGGGACCCCAGAAAATGGACCGGCTCCCTCTCTCAGACGGCCACTCCCACGACAACCGCTCAACCAGCTCAGTATGCCGACAAGAGCTTGTCCAAAGGAATCGAAGGGAATTCGGGGCGGGATGCCCTCCTGACTCTTGAGGAGATCCTTCGCTCTCGAAAAGCTCCACCCACGGCAGTATCGTCAGACTCAAAATCAGTGGCGCCCCCGACTTCCTAA